The following proteins are encoded in a genomic region of Natrinema sp. DC36:
- a CDS encoding Rid family detoxifying hydrolase, which yields MKRIIETDDAPAAVGAYSQATSDGSLVFTAGQIPMTADGNLLDDESIENQTDQALYNLDAVLDEAGAASEDILKVTVFLEDIDDFEAMNEAYADYFDDEPPARSAVEVAALPKGVGVEIEAIASVEEAE from the coding sequence ATGAAACGCATTATCGAAACCGACGACGCGCCGGCCGCGGTCGGTGCCTACAGCCAGGCGACCAGCGACGGCTCGCTGGTGTTCACCGCCGGTCAGATTCCCATGACGGCAGATGGTAACCTGCTCGACGACGAGTCCATCGAGAACCAGACCGATCAGGCCCTCTACAACCTCGACGCCGTCCTCGACGAAGCGGGGGCGGCTTCCGAGGACATCCTCAAAGTAACCGTCTTCCTCGAGGATATCGACGACTTCGAGGCGATGAACGAGGCCTACGCCGACTACTTCGACGACGAGCCGCCGGCCCGCAGCGCCGTCGAGGTTGCCGCGCTTCCGAAAGGCGTCGGCGTCGAAATCGAAGCCATCGCATCCGTCGAGGAAGCCGAGTGA
- a CDS encoding gluconate 2-dehydrogenase subunit 3 family protein: MELTRRDAVAALAALGVGGGTLSGCAAPTGPASDGSDGDPSADIDIERIRETLVAVAEVVYPSAVTGTTTFVEAFLEGRLEDRTHATNVDAAVAELNERAEQWFGDRFPALSHDDRDRCLREVGADTADEDPAGRPAERMRYYVVNELLLALYTSPTGGELAGIENPIGHPGGLESYQRGSGT, encoded by the coding sequence ATGGAGCTGACCAGGCGAGACGCGGTCGCCGCGCTGGCCGCGCTGGGCGTCGGCGGCGGGACGCTATCGGGCTGTGCGGCCCCGACCGGACCGGCCTCCGACGGGAGTGACGGCGATCCGTCGGCCGATATCGACATCGAGCGGATTCGCGAGACGCTGGTCGCGGTCGCCGAGGTCGTCTATCCCAGCGCGGTCACCGGTACGACGACGTTCGTCGAGGCCTTCCTCGAGGGACGGCTCGAAGACCGGACGCACGCGACGAACGTGGATGCCGCGGTCGCGGAACTGAACGAGCGCGCCGAACAGTGGTTCGGCGATCGCTTTCCGGCACTGTCCCACGACGACCGGGACCGGTGTCTGCGGGAGGTGGGTGCGGATACCGCCGACGAAGATCCCGCGGGACGGCCCGCCGAACGGATGCGCTACTACGTCGTCAACGAGCTACTGTTGGCGCTGTACACCTCGCCGACGGGCGGCGAGTTAGCCGGTATCGAAAACCCGATCGGCCACCCGGGCGGGCTCGAGAGCTACCAGCGGGGATCCGGTACGTGA
- a CDS encoding pentapeptide repeat-containing protein, which translates to MTERRCGYVTSSSGVNDAGAVCCWRPTWEDADRCIWHTETVVPTAAYERERPEPSERLDGADFRGASLSGASFLAGRSLVGADFTDAVLDGADLSEADLRRATFRDVDAHGTSFREANLHDAVFVFADLRGADFRNARLYRAGLTDLRINLETAFGERTVYEDEIDRVSTEGAERADSAQWVYRELQRLYDENAFPERVHTYYLREMDLRRRQAWRVGNYLQAFKLAGSRWVMLYGTSPWRVVTTSLLLILVCAGLYPLTGGIQEVGTDSAVTYQIDDPTDAPRWLLVQAFLKSLYFSVITFATLGYGDIQPVGGWARAIAGVETLLGSLLMALLVFVLTRSVHY; encoded by the coding sequence ATGACCGAGAGGCGTTGCGGTTACGTCACGAGCAGTAGCGGAGTGAACGACGCCGGCGCGGTCTGTTGCTGGCGACCCACGTGGGAGGACGCCGATCGGTGCATCTGGCACACCGAGACCGTCGTTCCGACGGCGGCGTACGAACGGGAGCGGCCGGAGCCGAGCGAGCGGCTCGACGGAGCGGACTTTCGGGGAGCATCATTGAGCGGAGCGTCGTTTCTCGCCGGCCGGTCCCTCGTCGGCGCGGACTTCACGGACGCCGTCCTCGACGGCGCCGATCTCTCGGAGGCGGACCTCCGCCGAGCGACGTTTCGAGACGTCGATGCGCACGGAACGTCGTTCCGGGAGGCGAACCTTCACGACGCGGTGTTCGTCTTCGCCGACCTGCGCGGCGCGGACTTCCGGAATGCGAGGCTCTACCGTGCCGGCCTGACTGACCTTCGGATCAATCTCGAGACGGCGTTCGGCGAGCGGACGGTGTACGAGGACGAGATCGATCGAGTGTCGACCGAGGGCGCGGAGCGGGCCGACTCCGCACAGTGGGTCTACCGCGAACTACAGCGACTCTACGACGAGAACGCGTTCCCCGAACGGGTTCACACCTACTACCTGCGCGAGATGGACCTCCGGCGGCGGCAGGCCTGGCGGGTCGGAAACTACCTACAGGCGTTCAAGCTCGCCGGCTCGCGCTGGGTCATGCTGTACGGGACGAGCCCGTGGCGAGTCGTAACGACGTCGCTGCTCTTGATCCTCGTCTGCGCGGGACTCTATCCGCTGACCGGCGGCATTCAAGAGGTCGGGACCGACAGTGCGGTCACGTATCAGATCGACGACCCCACCGATGCACCGAGGTGGCTCCTCGTTCAGGCGTTCCTCAAGAGCCTCTACTTCAGCGTCATCACCTTCGCGACGCTCGGCTACGGCGACATCCAGCCCGTCGGGGGCTGGGCCCGCGCCATCGCTGGTGTCGAAACCCTGCTCGGATCGCTCCTGATGGCGCTGCTGGTGTTCGTCCTCACGCGAAGCGTCCACTACTAG
- a CDS encoding dolichyl-phosphate hexose transferase has protein sequence MSSGADSERTDGSNEDEYTFDDLSVVMGTYNEEEAIGTVLSDIEDVTNGKAEVVCVDGSADRTPEIAREHGATVIEQEPQGYGVAVRAAILEPDRPIVVTTDCDDTYPMEQLPEFLALINDGYDVVSGDRLYHGADAMPAFNRLGNHAFAAIASLLMGTRVHDTTTGMRAYRRDVVESIEWTENTGLSAELLIRPLLRGYDVREHPIAYRERAGQTKLDPLKGGLEIARSIVKVSLEERLRELPHRPTQ, from the coding sequence ATGAGTAGCGGAGCGGACTCCGAACGAACGGACGGCAGCAACGAGGACGAGTACACCTTCGACGATCTCAGCGTCGTCATGGGAACGTACAACGAGGAGGAAGCGATCGGGACAGTGCTCTCGGATATCGAGGACGTTACCAACGGGAAGGCGGAGGTCGTCTGCGTTGACGGCTCCGCGGACCGCACCCCCGAGATCGCCCGTGAACACGGCGCGACGGTCATCGAACAGGAGCCACAGGGGTACGGCGTCGCCGTGCGCGCGGCGATCTTGGAGCCAGATCGGCCGATCGTCGTCACGACGGACTGCGACGACACGTATCCGATGGAGCAGCTACCGGAGTTCCTCGCGCTGATCAACGACGGCTACGATGTCGTCAGCGGCGATCGGCTCTACCACGGGGCCGACGCGATGCCGGCGTTCAACCGTCTCGGGAATCACGCGTTCGCGGCGATCGCGAGCCTCCTGATGGGTACCCGCGTCCACGACACGACGACCGGCATGCGGGCCTACCGCCGCGACGTCGTCGAATCGATCGAGTGGACCGAGAACACCGGTCTCTCGGCCGAACTCTTGATTCGCCCGCTGCTTCGGGGCTACGACGTTCGCGAACACCCGATCGCGTACCGCGAGCGCGCCGGCCAGACGAAACTCGATCCGCTGAAAGGCGGTCTCGAAATCGCACGCTCGATCGTCAAGGTTTCGCTCGAGGAGCGACTTCGAGAGCTGCCACATCGGCCGACGCAGTAG
- a CDS encoding glycosyltransferase family 39 protein codes for MAALAVVCLAGLAVALLATELFPYHSSNDDEGVYLLQAAMLLEGQLTLRAGEIADAFRPWFFVQDGGRLYSKYSPVVPAMYAVSMALFGEPRVTLVAVAVGNAALVYLLGSMVFDRWVGVVAAAVFAAAPMTLLTSSVFLPYAPTTLLNLLFAAWYLRGVRGGRLRNAVLAGAATGLAFFARPYTAVLFALPFICHAGWSVLRSARGRWWERGLRPPPDPVRRNGLTAAFGLAFVGLALAYNARVTGSALTFPYAAFAPLDGPGFGHRELLDHSLQYTPAVAFEANAAALWYFATRWFTAGLLGTITALAGLAVALWHWLPLPGTDGERGWRSDRTAGLLLAGLFPAVVLGNFAFWGNYNVHAGIGDPTTGLLSKFGPFYHFDLLVPLSIFAAFAVVTGWRRCRDLAVRNRIATIASPRAARAVVVAAFLASALVAGGANAALLSDPVERNAVHTERFESAYEPVEERDLENALVFLPTPYGQWQNHPFQALRNDGGLDGEVVYALEGSPERDFAVLDAYPDRDYYRYSYQGEWTATPDDEIVAQLEPLSVRSGERLEGETTVGIADRVDRVVVRLENDGEVAEYAVTGPDGEHSVAWSLERAGGNASDATQSAPEDRGLVRLNGSGDDPVPFDGADEIVLTVTQVQPEGATYTYRQEVTVRTTDDGVEAIWPPERRGCRLVTDCGTEGTYLPDRPETHSRWETFETRLEKRESAS; via the coding sequence TTGGCCGCACTCGCCGTCGTCTGTCTCGCCGGCCTCGCCGTCGCGCTACTCGCGACCGAGCTCTTTCCCTATCACTCGAGCAACGACGACGAGGGGGTCTACCTCCTGCAGGCGGCCATGTTGCTCGAGGGACAGCTTACGCTCCGAGCCGGTGAGATCGCCGACGCGTTCCGGCCGTGGTTTTTCGTGCAGGACGGCGGTCGGCTCTACTCGAAGTACTCGCCGGTCGTCCCCGCGATGTACGCCGTCTCGATGGCGCTGTTCGGTGAGCCGCGGGTGACGCTCGTCGCCGTCGCGGTGGGCAACGCCGCCCTCGTGTACCTCCTCGGATCGATGGTGTTCGACCGATGGGTCGGCGTCGTCGCCGCGGCCGTCTTCGCCGCCGCTCCCATGACGCTCCTGACGTCGTCGGTGTTCCTCCCGTACGCACCGACGACGCTGCTGAATCTCCTCTTCGCTGCGTGGTACCTCCGCGGCGTCCGGGGCGGCCGACTCCGCAACGCGGTCCTGGCCGGCGCGGCGACCGGACTCGCCTTCTTCGCGCGGCCGTACACCGCCGTCCTGTTCGCGCTCCCCTTCATCTGTCACGCGGGCTGGTCGGTGCTCCGATCGGCTCGCGGACGCTGGTGGGAACGGGGACTCCGACCGCCGCCCGACCCCGTCCGACGAAACGGGCTCACCGCCGCGTTCGGGCTCGCCTTCGTCGGGCTGGCGCTCGCGTACAACGCCCGCGTGACGGGCTCTGCGCTCACGTTCCCGTACGCGGCGTTCGCGCCGCTCGACGGTCCCGGGTTCGGCCACCGCGAACTCCTCGATCACTCGCTGCAGTACACGCCGGCCGTCGCCTTCGAGGCGAACGCCGCCGCCCTCTGGTACTTCGCCACGCGCTGGTTCACTGCGGGACTGCTCGGAACGATCACCGCGTTGGCGGGACTCGCCGTGGCGCTGTGGCACTGGCTTCCCCTCCCCGGCACCGACGGCGAGCGCGGATGGCGGAGCGACCGGACCGCGGGCCTGCTGCTAGCCGGGCTCTTCCCCGCCGTCGTTCTCGGCAATTTCGCGTTCTGGGGCAACTACAACGTCCACGCCGGAATCGGCGATCCGACCACCGGCCTCCTCTCGAAGTTCGGGCCGTTCTATCACTTCGACCTGCTCGTGCCGCTCTCGATCTTCGCCGCGTTCGCCGTCGTTACGGGCTGGCGGCGGTGTCGCGATCTCGCGGTCCGAAACCGGATCGCGACGATCGCGTCGCCGCGGGCGGCTCGAGCCGTCGTCGTCGCCGCCTTCCTCGCGAGCGCCCTCGTCGCCGGCGGGGCGAACGCGGCCCTCCTCTCGGACCCGGTCGAGCGCAACGCCGTCCACACCGAGCGCTTCGAGTCCGCCTACGAGCCCGTCGAAGAGCGCGACCTCGAGAACGCGCTAGTCTTCCTGCCGACACCCTACGGCCAGTGGCAGAATCACCCCTTCCAGGCCCTCCGGAACGACGGCGGCCTCGACGGGGAGGTTGTCTACGCGCTCGAGGGATCCCCGGAACGGGATTTCGCCGTCCTCGACGCCTATCCCGATCGGGACTACTACCGCTACAGCTATCAGGGCGAGTGGACGGCGACGCCCGACGACGAGATCGTCGCCCAGCTCGAACCGCTCTCGGTCCGATCGGGCGAGCGACTCGAGGGTGAAACCACCGTCGGGATCGCAGATCGGGTCGATCGAGTGGTGGTTCGCCTCGAGAACGACGGCGAGGTCGCCGAGTACGCCGTCACTGGCCCCGACGGCGAGCACTCCGTGGCGTGGTCCCTCGAGCGCGCCGGCGGGAACGCCAGCGACGCGACGCAGAGCGCTCCCGAAGACCGCGGACTGGTTCGGCTGAACGGATCCGGGGACGATCCCGTCCCGTTCGACGGAGCCGACGAGATCGTGCTGACGGTCACGCAGGTCCAGCCGGAAGGCGCGACGTACACCTATCGGCAGGAGGTGACCGTCCGGACGACCGACGACGGCGTCGAAGCGATCTGGCCGCCCGAGCGGCGGGGCTGTCGGCTCGTCACCGATTGCGGCACCGAGGGAACCTACCTCCCCGACCGGCCGGAGACCCACAGTCGGTGGGAGACGTTCGAAACGCGACTCGAAAAGCGGGAGTCGGCGTCGTAG
- a CDS encoding extracellular solute-binding protein yields the protein MTKQHDLTGRRAFLVGSTALGTAGLAGCMGLIGSDDDDEDDENVFNQIGSGRSGRGQPGGTPMSELPDLEGELHIYSGRNEFLVGTLISSLEDQYDDFVVEGPRYADSSYLANQIAEAGAGTNADVFFTVDSAALGEVASEGMSRSLSDDVLEMVPEEFRTDEWVGTSGRIRTIPYNSSAFSESDMPTSISDYADFEGDLGWAPSYGSCQSFVTAMRILEGEEATREWLQSVVDNGITGYNNEMAVCQAVADGEIDAGFTNHYYIQRVLEGSPDAPIETVFTEGDAGATFDVAGATVIENTDNAELAENFVRHLLSAEVQEFFAVETFEYPLIPEAEPVGELPSVDDLNVPDIDPSELSDLQPTLDLMRSIDGISI from the coding sequence ATGACGAAGCAACACGATTTGACGGGTCGGCGGGCGTTTCTCGTCGGATCGACTGCACTCGGCACGGCGGGCCTGGCCGGCTGTATGGGCCTGATTGGGAGCGATGACGACGACGAGGACGACGAGAACGTCTTCAACCAGATCGGCTCCGGCCGTTCGGGGCGCGGTCAGCCCGGCGGCACGCCAATGTCGGAACTGCCGGACCTCGAGGGCGAACTCCACATCTACTCCGGGCGAAACGAGTTCCTCGTCGGGACGCTCATCAGCAGCCTCGAGGACCAGTACGACGATTTCGTCGTCGAAGGGCCTCGATACGCCGACTCCTCCTATCTCGCGAATCAGATCGCCGAGGCGGGCGCGGGAACCAACGCGGACGTTTTCTTTACGGTCGACTCGGCTGCACTCGGGGAGGTCGCGAGCGAGGGGATGTCCCGATCCCTCTCGGACGACGTCCTGGAGATGGTCCCCGAGGAGTTCCGGACCGACGAGTGGGTCGGAACCTCGGGCCGCATCCGAACGATTCCCTACAATTCGTCGGCGTTCTCCGAGAGCGATATGCCCACGAGCATCAGTGACTACGCCGACTTCGAGGGCGACCTCGGCTGGGCCCCCTCGTACGGCTCCTGTCAGTCGTTCGTGACCGCGATGCGCATCCTCGAGGGCGAGGAGGCCACTCGCGAGTGGCTTCAGAGCGTCGTCGACAACGGAATCACCGGGTACAACAACGAAATGGCCGTCTGTCAGGCCGTCGCGGACGGCGAGATCGACGCCGGGTTCACGAACCACTACTACATCCAGCGGGTCCTCGAGGGATCCCCGGACGCGCCGATCGAGACGGTGTTCACCGAGGGCGACGCGGGCGCGACGTTCGACGTCGCGGGCGCGACCGTCATCGAGAACACGGACAACGCCGAGCTGGCGGAGAACTTCGTTCGCCACCTCCTCTCGGCGGAAGTCCAGGAGTTCTTCGCGGTGGAAACGTTCGAGTATCCGCTGATCCCCGAGGCCGAACCGGTCGGCGAACTCCCGTCGGTCGACGATCTGAACGTTCCGGATATCGACCCGTCGGAGCTGTCCGATCTGCAGCCGACGCTGGACCTGATGCGCAGTATCGACGGCATCAGCATCTAA
- a CDS encoding iron ABC transporter permease encodes MRSLLSRRRETTDGPPLGLLLLSGVIAVGVLFPLTYLVFEAITVDTGRLWEMLARPQTATIITNSLLLMTGVTVLSALIGVPLAWLTVQTDLPFRRFWSVIVALPLVVPSYIGAFAFVSAFGPQGEFQSILEPLGIQQLPEIYGLPGATLVITLYTYPYVYLTARAALLSFDTTLLDAARTLNHDTWAAFRRVTLPQVRPAVVAGGLLAALYAVSDFGTPAIMQLPVFTQQIFLEYRSFGRDYAAFLSLQLLVIVLAVIVLEWWARPDRTVQGDGSEGSSGPVVELGRWRWPATLLPAGVTALALLVPLWILGLWLVTADPDARPSLAFELEYAVNSVMVAGAAALVAVLVALPIAYVAARYDSPLSTIFERSTYVGFAVPGIVLGLALVSFATSYEETIRQMDGLTALPALYQTIPLLVFAYVIRFMPQAVGSIRTTTLQVDTKLVEAARTLGETPLRTFRKVTLPLIAPGVTAGAALVFLTTMKELPATLLLRPTGFETLVTIIWKAQGEAFFQYAVIPSLLLLVVSGLSLLVLLSQGGREGL; translated from the coding sequence ATGAGATCACTCCTCTCACGACGACGCGAGACGACCGACGGACCGCCGCTCGGACTGTTGCTCCTGTCCGGTGTCATCGCCGTGGGCGTACTGTTCCCGCTCACGTATCTCGTATTCGAAGCGATAACCGTCGATACGGGCCGGCTCTGGGAGATGCTCGCCCGTCCGCAAACCGCGACGATCATCACGAACAGCCTCCTGCTCATGACCGGCGTCACCGTGCTTTCGGCGCTGATCGGCGTCCCACTGGCGTGGCTCACCGTCCAGACCGATCTTCCCTTCCGCCGGTTCTGGTCCGTCATCGTCGCCCTCCCACTGGTCGTCCCGAGCTATATCGGCGCGTTCGCCTTCGTCTCGGCATTCGGTCCGCAAGGCGAGTTTCAGTCGATTCTCGAGCCCCTCGGCATCCAACAGTTACCGGAAATCTACGGGCTCCCGGGTGCGACGCTCGTCATCACGCTCTATACGTATCCGTACGTCTACCTGACGGCTCGAGCCGCGCTCCTCTCGTTCGACACGACGCTTCTCGACGCCGCCCGGACGCTGAACCACGATACGTGGGCCGCCTTTCGCCGCGTGACACTCCCGCAGGTCCGTCCCGCCGTCGTCGCCGGCGGCCTGCTCGCGGCGCTGTACGCCGTCTCCGACTTCGGGACGCCGGCGATCATGCAACTCCCCGTCTTCACGCAACAAATTTTCCTCGAGTACCGATCGTTCGGCCGGGATTACGCGGCCTTCCTCTCGCTCCAGTTGCTCGTCATCGTCTTGGCCGTTATCGTCCTCGAGTGGTGGGCCCGGCCCGATCGGACGGTCCAGGGCGACGGCTCCGAGGGCTCGAGCGGTCCCGTCGTCGAACTCGGCCGGTGGCGCTGGCCGGCGACGCTGTTGCCAGCGGGCGTCACTGCCCTCGCGTTGCTGGTCCCGCTGTGGATCCTCGGGCTCTGGCTCGTGACCGCCGATCCCGACGCGCGGCCGTCGCTGGCCTTCGAGCTCGAGTACGCGGTCAACTCCGTGATGGTGGCCGGCGCGGCTGCGCTCGTGGCCGTGCTCGTCGCCCTGCCGATCGCGTACGTCGCGGCCAGATACGACTCGCCGCTGTCGACGATCTTCGAGCGATCTACCTACGTGGGCTTCGCCGTCCCGGGGATCGTCCTCGGGCTCGCGCTCGTCTCCTTTGCGACGAGCTACGAGGAGACGATCCGTCAGATGGACGGACTCACTGCACTGCCGGCGCTCTACCAGACGATTCCGCTGCTGGTGTTCGCCTACGTTATCCGATTCATGCCCCAGGCAGTCGGCTCGATCCGAACCACGACACTGCAGGTCGATACGAAACTGGTCGAGGCCGCACGGACGCTCGGCGAGACGCCGCTTCGCACGTTCCGAAAGGTGACCCTCCCCCTTATCGCACCGGGCGTGACTGCCGGCGCGGCCCTCGTCTTCCTGACGACGATGAAAGAGCTCCCGGCGACCCTGCTCTTGCGACCGACCGGCTTCGAAACCCTCGTCACGATCATCTGGAAAGCACAGGGCGAGGCGTTCTTCCAGTACGCCGTGATCCCCTCGCTGTTGTTGCTCGTCGTCTCCGGACTCTCGCTGCTCGTGCTCCTCTCGCAGGGCGGGCGCGAAGGGCTCTGA
- a CDS encoding GMC family oxidoreductase gives MSGSRPPAESAEPITDDDADRTPVEDADVCVIGAGPAGGIVADRLAEAGREVVILEAGPRFDPADRLARQERAIRPAYGRPTVWDGDPERDAYSASGERHYPLNRARVKGVGGSTLHWQGMVMRLHEDDFNSRSARGVGTDWPIDYEDLRPYYAAAERELGIAGAADNPFAPPREEPHPMPAFPPSYSDSLFAEVCDELEIAMHSVPNARNSESYDDRGACVGYGTCRPVCPSGAKYDATVHVERAERKGATVIDRAPVQRLEHGADSISAAVYATPDDERHRQEADDFVVACGGVETPRLLLLSESSHYPDGLANSSGLVGRYFMEHSFAGTFGVLDEPTRQNHVGFLTSESHQFYDEADAEYAPFKLEFFNFAGPSPVGMALTGDDWGDDLLERIRGDYGTHIAMGALIEQLPREDSYIGLDPDRTDDRGNPVPDVHWTVGDRAERTIERANEIQETVFDELGAEITWQEGPGNTVPTNHHMGTTRMGTDPDESVVDPTLRTHDIENCWIASSSVFPTAGAMNPTLTIAALALKTADQIADRT, from the coding sequence GTGAGCGGCAGTCGACCGCCCGCCGAGTCGGCGGAGCCGATCACCGACGACGATGCCGATCGCACGCCCGTCGAAGACGCTGACGTCTGCGTAATCGGTGCGGGTCCCGCCGGCGGGATCGTCGCGGATCGACTCGCCGAGGCCGGCCGCGAGGTCGTGATCCTCGAGGCCGGGCCGCGGTTCGATCCGGCCGACAGGCTCGCCAGACAGGAGCGGGCGATCAGACCGGCGTACGGTCGCCCGACCGTCTGGGACGGCGACCCGGAGCGCGACGCGTACTCGGCCTCCGGTGAGCGACACTATCCGCTGAACCGCGCCCGGGTCAAGGGCGTCGGCGGGTCGACGCTGCACTGGCAGGGGATGGTGATGCGGCTCCACGAAGACGATTTTAACTCCCGGAGCGCCCGCGGAGTCGGGACGGACTGGCCGATCGACTACGAGGACCTCCGTCCGTACTACGCCGCCGCCGAGCGGGAACTAGGGATCGCCGGTGCCGCCGACAACCCCTTCGCACCGCCCCGCGAGGAGCCTCATCCGATGCCCGCGTTTCCGCCCTCCTACAGCGACTCGCTGTTCGCCGAGGTCTGCGACGAACTCGAGATCGCGATGCACTCCGTGCCCAACGCGCGCAATTCGGAGAGCTACGACGACCGGGGCGCCTGCGTCGGCTACGGCACCTGTCGACCGGTCTGTCCCTCCGGCGCGAAGTACGACGCGACGGTCCACGTCGAGCGCGCCGAGCGCAAGGGCGCGACCGTCATCGACCGCGCGCCGGTCCAGCGCCTCGAGCACGGTGCCGATTCGATTTCGGCGGCAGTTTACGCCACGCCCGACGACGAGCGGCATCGGCAGGAGGCCGACGACTTCGTCGTCGCCTGCGGCGGCGTCGAAACGCCTCGGCTCCTGCTCCTCTCAGAGTCGAGTCACTACCCCGACGGGCTGGCCAACTCGAGCGGGCTCGTCGGCCGATACTTCATGGAACACTCGTTTGCGGGCACGTTCGGCGTCCTCGACGAGCCGACCCGGCAGAACCACGTCGGCTTCCTGACCAGCGAGTCCCACCAGTTCTACGACGAGGCCGACGCGGAGTACGCGCCCTTCAAACTCGAATTCTTCAACTTCGCCGGCCCCTCGCCGGTCGGCATGGCGCTGACCGGCGACGACTGGGGCGACGACTTACTCGAGCGGATCCGAGGCGACTACGGCACCCACATCGCCATGGGCGCGCTGATCGAGCAACTCCCCCGCGAGGACAGTTACATCGGACTCGACCCCGACCGAACCGACGACCGCGGAAATCCGGTTCCGGACGTCCACTGGACCGTCGGCGATCGAGCGGAGCGGACGATCGAGCGAGCGAACGAGATTCAGGAGACCGTCTTCGACGAACTGGGTGCCGAGATCACCTGGCAGGAGGGGCCCGGAAACACCGTCCCGACCAACCACCACATGGGAACGACACGGATGGGCACCGACCCCGACGAGAGCGTCGTCGATCCGACCCTCCGAACGCACGACATCGAGAACTGCTGGATCGCCTCGAGCAGCGTCTTCCCGACCGCCGGGGCGATGAACCCGACGCTGACGATCGCGGCGCTCGCGCTGAAGACTGCAGATCAAATAGCTGACAGAACCTAA
- a CDS encoding SOS response-associated peptidase yields the protein MCGRYTLIVEQEDLETRFDAEFQPSSFAPRYNMAPGQELPVITNEEPETFQRLEWGLMPSWADDDSGGLINARAESVDEKPSFQAAYEQRRCLVPADGFYEWVETDDGKQPHRVTFADDRVFAMAGLWERWEPETTQTGLGAFGGGVDEEPDSGPLETFAIITTEPNDLVADLHHRMAVILEPDAERRWLSGDAGREVLEPHPSDGMDAHPVSTAVNDPTTDEPSLVEPL from the coding sequence ATGTGCGGTCGCTACACGCTCATCGTCGAGCAGGAGGACCTCGAGACGCGCTTCGACGCCGAGTTCCAGCCCTCGAGTTTTGCCCCCCGATACAACATGGCTCCGGGTCAGGAGCTGCCGGTGATCACGAACGAGGAGCCGGAGACGTTCCAGCGCCTCGAGTGGGGGCTGATGCCGTCGTGGGCCGACGACGACAGCGGCGGGCTGATCAACGCGCGGGCGGAGTCCGTCGACGAGAAACCGAGTTTCCAGGCGGCGTACGAGCAACGGAGATGTCTGGTTCCTGCAGACGGCTTCTACGAGTGGGTCGAGACGGACGACGGGAAGCAGCCGCATCGAGTTACGTTCGCGGACGACCGGGTGTTCGCGATGGCCGGCCTCTGGGAGCGCTGGGAACCGGAAACGACCCAGACGGGCCTCGGCGCGTTCGGCGGCGGCGTCGACGAGGAACCCGATTCCGGCCCGCTCGAGACGTTCGCGATTATCACGACCGAGCCGAACGACCTCGTCGCGGATCTCCACCACCGGATGGCGGTGATCCTCGAGCCGGACGCCGAGCGGCGGTGGCTCTCCGGTGACGCCGGTCGCGAGGTACTCGAGCCTCACCCGTCCGACGGGATGGACGCGCATCCGGTCTCGACGGCGGTGAACGACCCGACGACGGACGAGCCGTCGCTGGTCGAGCCGCTCTGA